A portion of the Nitratidesulfovibrio termitidis HI1 genome contains these proteins:
- a CDS encoding sigma-54 interaction domain-containing protein codes for MAEGTTQDMAATLGPLLQGLFEQPVAARTLLDRIPLPLALVSAERRVVFLNQAACALTAMSRERARNLPCRYVFRCSLCTGGCPLDVVDKSPAAAVAPVAREADIVNADRARIPVRVTCGALTAPDGSRVGYFETLEDLRLFRPVEARPEWPQGFGDMLGHSPEMERVFRLLPGIAQTDSSVLVTGETGTGKDLLAEALHNASNRAKGPFVKVNCGALPESLLESELFGHQKGAFTGASENKPGRFRLAHNGTLFLTEVGDLPLPLQVKLLTFLDDKVIHPLGSTRGVHVDVRIMAATHRDLRRMVREGRFREDLLYRLNVVRFHLPPLRERGDDIALFLAHYLKVYAGMFGKRLAGFTPAAERVLQQHAYPGNVRELRNIVEYCVNVCQETHVDLPHLPRYLLEEGGESEASDWGGAYAGLRAGQGVPMVGAQTPPGGGRGWPASGTADAGQPGRSDCPAPLGAPGSAVSHDRKVPPTEASQGDATWAEAERRLIMEALVRARGRRGAAATALGWARTTLWRKMRQYGLDQ; via the coding sequence ATGGCCGAAGGAACGACGCAGGACATGGCCGCAACGCTGGGACCGTTGCTGCAGGGGCTGTTCGAGCAGCCGGTGGCGGCGCGCACCCTGCTGGACCGCATTCCCCTGCCGCTGGCGCTGGTTTCCGCCGAGCGGCGGGTGGTGTTCCTGAACCAGGCGGCCTGCGCCCTCACGGCCATGTCGCGCGAGCGGGCCCGGAACCTGCCGTGCCGCTACGTGTTCCGGTGCAGCCTGTGCACCGGGGGCTGCCCGCTGGACGTGGTGGACAAGTCGCCTGCGGCTGCCGTGGCCCCGGTGGCGCGCGAGGCGGACATCGTCAACGCCGACCGGGCGCGCATTCCCGTTCGGGTGACCTGCGGCGCGCTGACCGCCCCCGACGGCAGCCGGGTGGGCTACTTCGAGACGCTGGAAGATTTGCGCCTGTTCCGTCCGGTGGAGGCCCGGCCCGAGTGGCCGCAAGGGTTCGGCGACATGCTGGGGCACAGCCCCGAGATGGAGCGGGTGTTCCGGCTGCTGCCGGGTATCGCCCAGACGGATTCCTCCGTGCTGGTCACCGGAGAAACGGGCACAGGCAAGGATCTGCTGGCCGAGGCGCTGCACAATGCCTCCAACCGGGCCAAGGGGCCGTTCGTCAAGGTGAACTGCGGCGCCCTGCCGGAAAGCCTGCTGGAATCGGAATTGTTCGGCCATCAGAAGGGCGCCTTTACCGGGGCGTCGGAAAACAAGCCCGGTCGCTTCCGGCTGGCCCACAACGGCACGCTGTTTCTCACCGAGGTGGGCGACCTGCCCCTACCATTGCAGGTCAAGCTGCTGACCTTCCTGGACGACAAGGTCATCCATCCGTTGGGCTCCACGCGCGGGGTGCACGTGGATGTGCGCATCATGGCCGCCACCCACCGCGACCTGCGGCGCATGGTGCGCGAGGGGCGCTTTCGCGAGGATCTGTTGTACCGCCTGAACGTGGTGCGCTTTCACCTGCCCCCCCTGCGCGAGCGCGGCGACGACATTGCCCTGTTTCTGGCGCACTATCTCAAGGTGTACGCGGGCATGTTCGGCAAGCGGCTGGCCGGTTTCACCCCGGCGGCGGAACGGGTGCTGCAGCAACACGCCTACCCCGGCAACGTGCGTGAATTGCGCAACATTGTGGAATATTGCGTCAACGTGTGCCAGGAAACCCACGTGGATCTGCCGCATCTGCCTCGCTACCTGCTGGAGGAAGGCGGAGAATCCGAGGCGTCGGATTGGGGCGGCGCATACGCTGGCCTGCGGGCGGGGCAGGGAGTGCCGATGGTGGGGGCGCAGACCCCGCCTGGCGGCGGGCGGGGCTGGCCGGCTTCCGGCACTGCGGATGCGGGCCAGCCTGGCCGCTCCGATTGCCCCGCCCCTCTCGGCGCGCCCGGTTCCGCCGTGAGCCATGACCGGAAAGTTCCCCCGACCGAGGCCTCCCAGGGGGATGCCACGTGGGCCGAGGCGGAGCGCCGCCTGATCATGGAGGCGCTGGTGCGGGCGCGCGGGCGGCGCGGCGCGGCGGCCACGGCGTTGGGCTGGGCGCGAACCACATTGTGGCGCAAGATGCGCCAGTACGGGTTGGACCAATGA
- a CDS encoding chemotaxis protein CheW, which yields MYESSQYLTFTLGEEVFALDIGTVREVLELTAITRIPRTPEFMRGVINLRGRAVPVLELRRKFGMEPTTDTVNTCIIIVEAELEGEAAVIGTLVDSVREVIEIPSDAIEPAPRMGTAVRQDFIKGMGHRNDGFVIILDGNRIFSVEELAATGAAIGGVPLAGDGGMPAAAMAGGEGPPS from the coding sequence ATGTACGAGAGCAGCCAGTATCTGACCTTCACCCTTGGCGAAGAGGTGTTCGCGCTGGACATCGGCACCGTGCGCGAGGTGCTTGAACTGACCGCCATCACGCGCATACCGCGTACGCCGGAATTCATGCGCGGGGTCATCAACCTGCGCGGGCGCGCCGTGCCCGTGCTGGAGTTGCGCCGCAAGTTCGGCATGGAGCCGACGACCGACACGGTGAACACCTGCATCATCATCGTCGAGGCCGAACTCGAGGGCGAGGCCGCCGTCATCGGCACGCTGGTGGATTCGGTGCGCGAGGTCATAGAGATTCCGTCCGACGCCATAGAGCCAGCCCCGCGCATGGGCACCGCCGTGCGGCAGGACTTCATCAAGGGCATGGGGCACCGCAACGACGGCTTCGTGATCATCCTGGATGGCAACCGCATCTTCTCGGTGGAAGAACTGGCCGCCACCGGGGCCGCCATCGGCGGCGTACCCCTGGCGGGCGACGGCGGCATGCCAGCCGCCGCCATGGCTGGCGGCGAAGGCCCGCCCTCGTAG
- a CDS encoding molybdopterin-guanine dinucleotide biosynthesis protein MobB, with the protein MSHTEDAVKAVSIIGFKNSGKTTCTALLADALEARGLTVAVAKHTHHNLDKAETDTARLMKPGRTVIGIAEGECAVFWSTRRHLADLLPLVRADVLLVEGGKSLGWLPRVLCLREAGEAQALDRGLALATFGAVGAPELPRFDAGSVDALAELVAEQGFVLPGLDCGACGQQDCAGFARMVVAHQAVPGDCCSVDGPLTVAVNGHQLGLNPFVARIVSGALKGMLAELKGYSPGAEVVIRLAE; encoded by the coding sequence ATCAGCCATACGGAGGACGCCGTGAAGGCAGTGAGCATCATCGGGTTCAAGAATTCGGGCAAGACCACCTGTACCGCGTTGCTGGCCGATGCGCTGGAGGCGCGCGGCCTGACCGTTGCCGTGGCAAAGCATACCCACCACAACCTGGACAAGGCGGAAACCGACACCGCACGGCTGATGAAGCCGGGGCGCACGGTCATCGGCATTGCCGAGGGCGAATGCGCGGTGTTCTGGTCTACCCGGCGGCATCTTGCCGACCTGCTGCCGCTGGTGCGGGCCGACGTGCTGCTGGTTGAAGGCGGCAAGAGCCTGGGCTGGCTGCCGCGCGTGCTGTGCCTGCGCGAGGCGGGCGAGGCCCAGGCCCTGGACAGGGGGCTGGCGCTGGCCACCTTCGGCGCGGTGGGCGCGCCGGAACTGCCCCGGTTCGACGCGGGCAGCGTGGACGCACTGGCGGAACTGGTGGCCGAGCAGGGCTTTGTGTTGCCGGGGCTGGACTGCGGGGCCTGCGGCCAGCAGGACTGTGCCGGGTTTGCCCGCATGGTGGTGGCGCATCAGGCCGTGCCGGGCGACTGCTGTTCCGTGGACGGGCCGCTGACGGTGGCGGTGAACGGGCACCAGTTGGGACTGAATCCCTTTGTGGCGCGCATCGTTTCCGGCGCGTTGAAGGGTATGCTGGCGGAACTGAAGGGCTATTCGCCGGGCGCGGAAGTGGTCATCCGCCTTGCGGAGTAG
- a CDS encoding 4Fe-4S dicluster domain-containing protein: MGKMFFIDLTRCTACRGCQIACKQWKNLPAEETRNTGSHQNPPDLSYVTLKTVRFEEGVFDKKLDWLFFPEQCRHCVEPPCKGQADVDLEGAVLKDEQTGAVIFTELTAKVDGEMVRSACPYDIPRRDEATGLLSKCDMCNDRVQNGLLPACVKTCPTGCMNFGDEAAMTELANKRLAEVKKKHPNAVLGDPNDVRVVYLFQRDPKSYFEHAVAELESGPLTRKQLFARLFRARA; this comes from the coding sequence ATGGGAAAGATGTTCTTCATCGACCTTACCCGGTGTACCGCCTGCCGCGGCTGCCAGATAGCCTGCAAGCAGTGGAAGAACCTGCCCGCCGAGGAAACCCGCAACACCGGTTCGCACCAGAACCCGCCGGACCTCTCGTACGTCACCCTTAAAACGGTGCGCTTCGAGGAAGGGGTGTTCGACAAGAAGCTGGACTGGCTGTTCTTTCCCGAACAGTGCCGCCACTGCGTCGAGCCCCCCTGCAAGGGCCAGGCAGACGTGGACCTGGAAGGCGCGGTGCTGAAGGATGAACAGACCGGGGCCGTCATCTTCACCGAGCTCACCGCCAAGGTGGACGGCGAGATGGTGCGTTCCGCCTGCCCGTACGACATCCCGCGCCGCGACGAGGCCACCGGCCTGCTGTCCAAGTGCGACATGTGCAACGACCGCGTGCAGAACGGCCTGCTGCCCGCCTGCGTGAAGACTTGCCCCACAGGGTGCATGAACTTCGGCGACGAGGCGGCAATGACCGAACTGGCCAACAAGCGTCTGGCCGAGGTGAAGAAGAAGCACCCCAACGCCGTCCTGGGCGACCCCAACGACGTGCGTGTGGTGTACCTGTTCCAGCGTGACCCGAAGAGCTACTTCGAGCACGCCGTGGCCGAGCTGGAATCCGGCCCGCTCACCCGCAAGCAGCTGTTCGCCAGGCTGTTCCGGGCGCGCGCGTAA
- a CDS encoding histidine kinase — protein MWMTSVLVFDTDTAFARHVAELLGGGGSACVVAAEPDDARRLLATGGFSVFLFGCAEGPPCPLGLLDSARRLAPHMGVILMVRPDQVRLSIQCMKRGIDDDILIPFDMDSMLRKVASVAQRRRLAPPSQPVAGQGVPGSRDAS, from the coding sequence ATGTGGATGACCTCGGTGCTGGTGTTCGATACAGATACCGCCTTCGCCCGGCATGTGGCCGAATTGCTGGGTGGCGGCGGCAGTGCCTGCGTGGTGGCGGCGGAGCCGGACGATGCCCGCCGCCTGCTGGCCACCGGCGGCTTCAGCGTGTTCCTGTTCGGCTGCGCCGAAGGCCCGCCCTGCCCGCTGGGGTTGCTGGACTCGGCGCGGCGGCTGGCCCCGCACATGGGGGTGATCCTGATGGTCCGCCCCGACCAGGTGCGGCTGTCCATCCAGTGCATGAAGCGCGGAATCGACGATGACATCCTGATCCCCTTCGACATGGATTCCATGTTGCGCAAGGTGGCCTCGGTGGCGCAGCGCCGCCGCCTGGCCCCCCCTTCGCAGCCGGTGGCGGGGCAGGGCGTGCCCGGTTCGCGGGATGCGTCCTGA
- a CDS encoding ArsR/SmtB family transcription factor: MARVRARMAPDEDMAELAATFRLLGDRTRVRILEALAGDELCVCDLAAVVGHSQSAVSHQLRLLRAAKLVRVRRDGKNAFYSLDDDHVLHLFRQALDHVQESR, translated from the coding sequence ATCGCGCGGGTACGCGCCCGCATGGCCCCGGACGAGGACATGGCCGAACTGGCCGCCACCTTCCGGTTGCTGGGCGACCGCACCAGAGTGCGCATTCTCGAGGCGCTGGCCGGTGACGAGTTGTGCGTGTGCGACCTGGCCGCCGTGGTGGGGCACAGCCAGTCCGCCGTTTCCCACCAGTTGCGCCTGCTGCGCGCGGCCAAGCTGGTGCGGGTGCGCCGCGACGGCAAGAACGCCTTCTACTCCCTGGACGACGACCACGTGCTGCACCTGTTCCGCCAGGCGCTGGACCACG
- the fdnG gene encoding formate dehydrogenase-N subunit alpha, which translates to MTVNRRQFLKLSAGATLASAFGGLGISLAPSVARAELQKLQWAKQTTSVCCYCAVGCGLIVHTAKNGEGRAVNVEGDPDHPINEGSLCPKGASIFQLGENNARSPKPLYRAPNSGEWKEVEWDWALTEIAKRVKKTRDESFQLANPAGDAVNRTEAIASFGSAAMDNEECWAYQAILRSLGLVFIEHQARIUHSPTVPALAESFGRGAMTNHWNDIANSDCVLIMGSNAAENHPISFKWVLRAQDRGATLIHVDPRFTRTSAKCDIYAPIRSGADIPFLGGLIKYILDNKLYFEEYVREYTNASLIVSEKFSFKDGLFSGYDADKRKYDKSQWAFELDENGVPKRDPSLKHPRCVFNLLKKHYERYTVDKVADITGTPKDLVLKVYKAYAATGKSDKAGTIMYAMGWTQHSVGVQNIRSMAMVQLLLGNIGVAGGGVNALRGESNVQGSTDQGLLSHIWPGYNPTPTTKAATLDAYNAATPQSKDPMSVNWWQNRPKYMASYLKALYPDLAPADAYAVMPKLDATKPATYYFWLNIFDKMDKGDVKGCFAWGMNPACGGANANKNRRALGKLDWLVNVNIFENETSSFWKGPNMKPEEIGTEVFFLPCAVSIEKEGSVANSGRWMQWRYRGPKPWGQTKPDGDIMLEMMHKIRELYAKEGGVHADAILKLNIKDWEEHNEFSPAKTAKLMNGYFLKDTEVGGKQFKAGQQVPSFAFLTADGSTCSGNWLHAGSFTDAGNMMARRDSAQTPEQARIGLFPNWSFSWPVNRRIIYNRASVDKTGKPWNPAKAVIEWKDGKWVGDVVDGGGDPGAKHPFIMQTHGFGALYGPGREEGPFPEHYEPLECPVSKNPFSKQLHNPVAFKIEGEKAAVCDPKFPFIGTTYRVTEHWQTGLMTRRCAWLVEAEPEIFAEISKELAKVRGIKNGDRVKVSSLRGSLEAVAIVTERIKPYKVMGAEIHMVGLPWHYGWMVPKNGGDTANLLTPSAGDPNTGIPETKAFMVDIRKVGGK; encoded by the coding sequence ATGACTGTCAATCGCAGGCAATTTCTCAAGCTGAGCGCGGGGGCCACCCTGGCAAGCGCGTTCGGCGGGCTGGGGATCAGCCTTGCGCCCTCGGTGGCGCGGGCCGAACTCCAGAAACTCCAGTGGGCAAAGCAGACCACCTCGGTTTGCTGCTACTGCGCGGTGGGCTGCGGGCTCATCGTCCACACCGCCAAGAATGGCGAAGGCCGTGCCGTCAACGTGGAAGGCGACCCGGACCATCCCATCAACGAAGGCTCCCTGTGCCCCAAGGGCGCGTCCATCTTTCAGCTGGGTGAAAACAACGCCCGCTCGCCCAAGCCCCTGTACCGCGCGCCCAACAGCGGCGAGTGGAAGGAAGTGGAATGGGACTGGGCGCTGACCGAAATCGCCAAGCGCGTCAAGAAGACCCGCGACGAATCCTTCCAACTGGCCAACCCGGCCGGTGATGCGGTGAACCGGACGGAAGCGATCGCGTCGTTCGGCTCCGCCGCCATGGACAACGAGGAATGCTGGGCCTACCAGGCAATCCTCAGAAGCCTCGGCCTGGTGTTCATCGAACACCAGGCGCGGATCTGACACAGCCCCACTGTACCGGCTCTGGCAGAGTCGTTCGGTCGAGGTGCGATGACGAATCACTGGAACGATATCGCGAACAGTGATTGTGTGTTGATCATGGGCAGCAACGCTGCCGAAAACCACCCCATTTCCTTCAAGTGGGTGCTGCGCGCGCAGGACAGGGGCGCCACGCTGATTCACGTGGACCCGCGCTTCACGCGTACTTCCGCCAAGTGTGACATCTACGCCCCCATCCGGTCGGGCGCGGACATTCCGTTCCTTGGCGGCCTCATCAAGTATATCCTCGATAACAAGCTGTACTTCGAGGAGTACGTGCGCGAGTACACCAACGCCTCGCTCATCGTGAGCGAGAAGTTCTCGTTCAAGGACGGCCTGTTCAGCGGCTACGACGCGGACAAGCGCAAGTACGACAAGTCGCAGTGGGCTTTCGAGCTTGACGAGAACGGCGTGCCCAAGCGCGATCCGTCGCTGAAGCACCCCCGGTGCGTCTTCAACCTGCTGAAGAAGCACTACGAGCGCTACACCGTGGACAAGGTGGCCGACATCACCGGCACGCCCAAGGACCTGGTCCTGAAGGTCTACAAGGCCTACGCGGCCACGGGCAAGTCGGACAAGGCGGGCACCATCATGTACGCCATGGGCTGGACGCAGCATTCCGTGGGCGTGCAGAACATCCGTTCCATGGCCATGGTGCAGTTGCTGCTGGGCAACATCGGTGTGGCTGGCGGCGGCGTGAACGCGCTGCGCGGCGAATCCAACGTGCAGGGTTCCACCGACCAGGGCCTGCTGTCGCACATCTGGCCGGGGTACAACCCCACCCCCACCACCAAGGCCGCCACGCTCGACGCCTACAATGCGGCCACTCCGCAGTCCAAAGACCCCATGAGCGTGAACTGGTGGCAGAACCGGCCCAAGTACATGGCCAGCTACCTGAAGGCCCTGTATCCGGACCTTGCCCCGGCGGACGCCTATGCCGTCATGCCCAAGCTCGATGCCACCAAGCCCGCCACCTACTACTTCTGGCTGAACATCTTCGACAAGATGGACAAGGGCGACGTGAAGGGCTGCTTTGCGTGGGGCATGAACCCCGCCTGCGGCGGCGCCAACGCCAACAAGAACCGGCGCGCCCTGGGCAAGCTGGACTGGCTGGTGAACGTGAACATCTTCGAGAACGAAACGTCGTCGTTCTGGAAGGGCCCGAACATGAAGCCGGAGGAAATCGGCACGGAAGTGTTCTTCCTGCCGTGCGCCGTGTCCATCGAAAAGGAAGGCTCCGTCGCCAACTCCGGCCGCTGGATGCAGTGGCGCTATCGCGGTCCGAAGCCCTGGGGCCAGACCAAGCCCGACGGCGACATCATGCTGGAAATGATGCACAAGATCCGCGAACTGTACGCCAAGGAAGGCGGCGTGCACGCCGATGCCATCCTGAAGCTGAACATCAAGGACTGGGAAGAACACAACGAGTTCTCCCCGGCCAAGACGGCCAAGCTGATGAACGGCTACTTCCTGAAGGACACGGAAGTGGGCGGCAAGCAGTTCAAGGCCGGGCAGCAGGTGCCCTCGTTCGCCTTCCTGACGGCGGACGGTTCCACCTGTTCCGGCAACTGGCTGCATGCCGGGTCGTTCACCGACGCGGGCAACATGATGGCCCGCCGCGACAGCGCGCAGACGCCGGAACAGGCGCGCATCGGCCTGTTCCCCAACTGGTCGTTCAGCTGGCCGGTGAACCGGCGCATCATCTACAACCGTGCCTCGGTGGACAAGACCGGCAAGCCGTGGAACCCGGCCAAGGCCGTCATCGAATGGAAGGACGGCAAGTGGGTGGGCGACGTGGTGGACGGCGGCGGCGACCCCGGCGCCAAGCACCCCTTCATCATGCAGACGCACGGCTTCGGCGCCCTGTACGGCCCCGGCCGCGAGGAAGGTCCCTTCCCCGAGCACTATGAACCGCTGGAGTGCCCGGTTTCCAAGAACCCGTTCTCGAAGCAGCTGCACAACCCGGTGGCCTTCAAGATCGAGGGCGAAAAGGCGGCGGTGTGCGATCCGAAGTTCCCCTTCATCGGCACCACCTACCGCGTCACCGAGCACTGGCAGACCGGCCTGATGACCCGCCGTTGCGCATGGCTGGTGGAAGCGGAGCCCGAAATCTTCGCCGAAATCAGCAAGGAACTGGCCAAGGTGCGCGGCATCAAGAATGGCGACCGCGTCAAGGTTTCGAGCCTGCGCGGTTCGCTGGAAGCGGTGGCCATCGTCACCGAGCGCATCAAGCCCTACAAGGTCATGGGCGCGGAAATCCACATGGTGGGCCTGCCCTGGCACTACGGGTGGATGGTGCCGAAGAACGGCGGCGACACGGCCAACCTGCTCACGCCGTCTGCGGGCGACCCGAACACCGGCATCCCCGAGACCAAGGCCTTCATGGTCGATATCCGCAAGGTGGGAGGTAAGTAG
- a CDS encoding MBL fold metallo-hydrolase, whose translation MIGRRRFMQGALLAVAGAALGKAVPPAMAAPVPRVGRQAPGYFRMLLGDVEVTALYDGGVGIPSKFLHGAPEAEVNRLLDDAYVDPQAGIPTAINAFLVNTGRNLILVDTGVGAYFGDKAGLLPQSLAEAGYRPEQVDTVLLTHLHSDHALGLVDGSGKPLFTGAEVRVHEAEVAYWLSAGAENRVTEGQRVVLPALRAAVEPYRAAGTLRPFRAGETTVPGVAAEPILGHTPGHYGFRIGSGGASLLCWGDVVHCMDVQFPRPGVTIDFDADQAKAFPAREKVMARAARERHWVAGAHLPFPGIGRLRARDGGYSWLPATYAALPAG comes from the coding sequence ATGATAGGAAGACGCAGGTTCATGCAGGGGGCCCTGCTGGCGGTGGCGGGTGCCGCGCTGGGCAAAGCCGTGCCCCCGGCCATGGCGGCGCCCGTGCCCAGGGTGGGGCGGCAGGCGCCCGGCTATTTTCGCATGCTGCTGGGCGACGTGGAGGTTACCGCGTTGTATGACGGCGGGGTGGGCATCCCGTCGAAGTTTCTGCACGGCGCGCCGGAGGCCGAGGTGAACAGGCTGCTGGACGACGCCTATGTCGACCCGCAGGCGGGCATACCCACCGCCATCAACGCGTTTCTCGTCAACACCGGGCGCAACCTGATCCTTGTCGATACCGGTGTAGGCGCCTACTTCGGCGACAAGGCCGGGCTGCTGCCTCAGAGTCTGGCGGAGGCAGGGTATCGGCCCGAACAGGTGGACACCGTGCTGCTCACCCACCTGCATTCCGACCATGCCCTGGGGTTGGTGGACGGATCGGGCAAGCCCCTGTTCACCGGTGCCGAGGTGCGCGTGCACGAGGCGGAAGTGGCCTACTGGCTCAGCGCCGGTGCGGAGAACCGTGTCACCGAGGGGCAGCGTGTCGTGTTGCCCGCGCTGCGTGCCGCCGTGGAGCCGTACCGTGCCGCAGGGACGCTGCGCCCCTTCAGGGCGGGCGAAACGACAGTGCCCGGGGTGGCGGCGGAACCCATCCTGGGCCATACGCCGGGGCACTACGGGTTTCGCATCGGATCGGGCGGCGCCAGCCTGCTGTGCTGGGGCGACGTGGTGCACTGCATGGATGTGCAGTTTCCCCGCCCGGGGGTGACCATCGACTTCGACGCGGACCAGGCCAAGGCCTTTCCCGCGCGCGAAAAGGTCATGGCCCGCGCCGCCCGCGAGCGGCACTGGGTGGCCGGGGCGCACTTGCCGTTTCCGGGCATCGGTCGGCTGCGGGCGAGGGATGGCGGCTATTCGTGGCTGCCCGCCACGTATGCGGCGCTGCCCGCGGGGTAG
- a CDS encoding methyl-accepting chemotaxis protein, whose amino-acid sequence MGIKTRLYLLLASVLVALAAIVTASWVGSAKVERALELRALAVDANTELLQARRQEKNFLMRKEMQWADKTRKHIGTVDSLLQRIAAADPGNAAMCDKGRSALSRYNASLDEVFRTVAETDAMIQAGRAVEPALADIRKAYEDKADDISGLVKTVNTVIEAGMGVLITLFVLAVISGITRSLAALQAFSREVAAGRLDATASGSMAGEFGLLRDDLTAMVGRLKETLHDCSAKGDEARHQAEQARAAMQAATTREQEVNALVDTMRRVAAEAAAIAGDLTDASQELAAQTQQVSAGAEVQRARMAETATAMDQMNATVMEIARNATLAADASRSTREEAQKGAQVVENAGRSISRVHEIATRLRTDMQSLGRDAESIGEVINVINEIADQTNLLALNAAIEAARAGDAGRGFAVVADEVRKLAEKTTNATKEVETRISAIQTAAQRNVNNMDTATQAVADATGLADESGGALRRIVEFADNTAGQVQSIAAASEEQSAASDQISRAVTEVNDVATESAQGMEAASEAVRALAMMVQRLRTIIQQMDGSKR is encoded by the coding sequence ATGGGGATCAAGACCAGACTGTATCTGCTGCTCGCTTCCGTTCTCGTGGCTCTGGCCGCCATCGTGACCGCCAGTTGGGTGGGCTCGGCCAAGGTCGAACGGGCCCTGGAACTGCGCGCCCTGGCCGTGGACGCCAACACCGAGCTGTTGCAGGCCCGCCGCCAGGAAAAGAACTTTCTCATGCGCAAGGAAATGCAGTGGGCCGACAAGACCCGCAAGCACATCGGCACCGTGGATTCGCTGTTGCAGCGCATCGCGGCGGCGGACCCCGGCAACGCCGCCATGTGCGACAAGGGGCGTTCCGCCCTTTCCCGCTACAACGCCTCGCTGGACGAAGTGTTCCGCACGGTGGCCGAAACCGACGCCATGATCCAGGCGGGCCGCGCCGTGGAACCGGCCCTGGCCGACATCCGCAAGGCGTATGAAGACAAGGCCGACGACATCTCCGGCCTGGTCAAGACGGTGAACACGGTCATCGAGGCGGGCATGGGCGTGCTGATCACCCTGTTCGTGCTGGCCGTGATTTCGGGCATCACCCGTTCGCTGGCCGCGTTGCAGGCCTTCTCGCGCGAGGTGGCGGCAGGCAGGCTGGACGCCACGGCCAGCGGCAGCATGGCGGGCGAATTCGGCCTGCTGCGCGACGACCTGACGGCCATGGTCGGCAGGCTGAAGGAAACCCTGCACGACTGCTCCGCCAAGGGCGACGAGGCGCGCCACCAGGCCGAGCAGGCCCGCGCCGCCATGCAGGCGGCCACCACGCGCGAGCAGGAAGTGAACGCGCTGGTGGACACCATGCGCCGCGTGGCCGCAGAGGCCGCCGCCATCGCGGGCGACCTGACCGACGCCTCGCAGGAACTGGCCGCCCAGACCCAGCAGGTCAGCGCCGGGGCCGAGGTGCAGCGTGCCCGCATGGCCGAGACGGCCACCGCCATGGATCAGATGAACGCCACGGTCATGGAGATCGCCCGCAACGCCACCCTGGCCGCAGACGCCTCCAGGTCCACCCGCGAAGAAGCCCAGAAGGGCGCGCAGGTGGTGGAAAACGCCGGGCGGTCCATCTCGCGCGTGCATGAAATCGCCACCCGCCTGCGCACCGACATGCAGTCGCTGGGGCGCGACGCCGAATCCATCGGCGAGGTCATCAACGTCATCAACGAAATCGCCGACCAGACCAACCTGCTGGCGTTGAACGCCGCCATCGAGGCGGCCCGCGCCGGTGACGCCGGACGCGGCTTTGCGGTCGTCGCGGACGAAGTGCGCAAGCTGGCCGAAAAGACCACCAACGCCACCAAGGAAGTGGAAACGCGCATCTCGGCCATCCAGACGGCGGCCCAGCGCAACGTGAACAACATGGATACGGCCACCCAGGCCGTGGCCGACGCCACCGGGCTGGCCGACGAATCGGGCGGGGCGCTGCGGCGCATCGTGGAATTCGCGGACAACACCGCCGGGCAGGTACAGTCCATCGCCGCCGCCAGCGAAGAGCAGTCCGCCGCGTCGGACCAGATCAGCCGGGCCGTCACCGAGGTCAACGACGTGGCCACCGAATCGGCACAAGGCATGGAGGCGGCCAGCGAGGCGGTGCGCGCCCTGGCCATGATGGTCCAGCGGCTGCGCACGATCATCCAGCAGATGGACGGCAGCAAGCGCTGA